One Antiquaquibacter oligotrophicus genomic region harbors:
- a CDS encoding Lrp/AsnC family transcriptional regulator, whose amino-acid sequence MSAAPRPSTSKPVQLDDVSKGIIEQLQNDGRRSYAEIGKAVGLSEAAVRQRVQKLTEAGVMQVVAVTDPMQLGFYRQAMVGICVTGDTTRVAEQLGQLAAVDYVVLTAGSFDILAEVVCENDDDLIDLLNKQIRNIEGVQSTETFVYLRLHKQFYNWGTR is encoded by the coding sequence ATGAGCGCTGCTCCCCGTCCTTCGACGTCCAAGCCGGTACAGCTCGACGATGTCTCCAAGGGCATCATCGAGCAATTGCAGAACGATGGACGCCGGTCCTACGCCGAGATCGGCAAGGCGGTGGGGCTGAGCGAGGCGGCCGTCCGGCAGCGGGTCCAGAAGCTCACCGAAGCGGGAGTGATGCAGGTCGTCGCTGTGACCGATCCGATGCAGCTGGGTTTTTATCGCCAAGCGATGGTCGGAATCTGCGTCACCGGCGACACCACCCGCGTCGCCGAGCAATTGGGCCAGCTCGCAGCGGTCGATTACGTCGTTCTGACGGCTGGCAGTTTCGACATTCTCGCCGAAGTCGTGTGCGAGAACGATGACGACCTCATCGACCTGCTCAACAAACAGATCCGCAATATCGAAGGCGTGCAGTCGACAGAGACCTTTGTGTACCTCCGACTGCACAAGCAGTTCTACAACTGGGGAACTCGCTAG
- a CDS encoding aspartate aminotransferase family protein: MADIDEASLQQKAKDHLWMHFSRQSVMEDGHGVPIITRGEGHHIWDSAGRKYIDGLSGLFVVNAGHGRRRLAEVAARQAEELAFFPIWSYAHPSAIELADRLADYAPGDLNRVFFSTGGGEAVETAFKLAKYYWKLQGRPTKHKVISRSIAYHGTPQGALAITGIPAMKEMFEPVTPGGFRVPNTNFYRAEEMGFVPSGTGDDEYEFGQWAAGRIEEMIHFEGPETVAAVFLEPVQNSGGCFPPPRGYFERVREICNKYDVLLVSDEVICAFGRIGQVFACDAYGYVPDMITCAKGMTSGYSPIGATIVSDRVYEPFRHGNTAFYHGYTFGGHPVSAAVALENLTIFEEEGLNERVRENSPLFRAALERLNDLPIVGDVRGDGYFFGIELVKDKATKQTFDEDESERLLRGFLSKALFDAGLYCRADDRGDPVIQLAPPLTIGPAEFDEIEGILRGVLTEAWTRL; this comes from the coding sequence ATGGCCGACATCGACGAGGCCTCGCTCCAGCAGAAGGCCAAAGACCACCTCTGGATGCACTTCTCCCGGCAATCCGTGATGGAGGACGGTCACGGCGTGCCCATCATCACGCGCGGTGAAGGTCACCACATCTGGGACTCCGCCGGGCGAAAGTACATCGACGGCCTGAGCGGCCTCTTTGTCGTCAACGCGGGGCACGGCCGACGGCGCCTCGCGGAGGTCGCTGCCCGGCAGGCGGAAGAACTCGCGTTCTTCCCGATCTGGTCGTACGCGCATCCGAGTGCCATCGAACTCGCCGATCGCCTCGCGGACTACGCTCCCGGCGACCTCAATCGAGTTTTTTTCTCCACGGGCGGCGGCGAGGCCGTTGAGACGGCCTTCAAACTCGCGAAGTACTACTGGAAGCTCCAGGGACGACCAACGAAGCACAAGGTCATCTCGCGCTCCATCGCCTATCACGGCACCCCGCAGGGTGCTCTCGCAATCACGGGCATCCCCGCGATGAAGGAAATGTTCGAACCGGTCACCCCTGGCGGCTTTCGGGTGCCGAACACCAACTTCTATCGGGCCGAGGAGATGGGTTTTGTGCCGTCCGGTACCGGAGACGACGAGTACGAGTTCGGGCAGTGGGCCGCGGGGCGCATTGAAGAGATGATCCACTTCGAGGGCCCGGAGACCGTCGCAGCAGTCTTCCTCGAACCGGTGCAGAACTCCGGTGGATGCTTCCCCCCGCCGCGAGGCTACTTCGAGCGGGTGCGCGAAATCTGCAACAAATACGACGTGCTTCTCGTCAGCGACGAGGTGATCTGTGCATTCGGGCGCATCGGTCAGGTTTTCGCGTGTGACGCGTACGGCTACGTACCCGACATGATCACGTGCGCGAAAGGGATGACGAGTGGCTACTCCCCCATCGGTGCCACCATCGTGTCCGACCGGGTGTATGAGCCCTTCCGTCACGGCAACACCGCCTTCTATCACGGCTACACCTTCGGCGGACATCCGGTCTCGGCAGCGGTCGCCCTCGAAAACCTCACCATCTTCGAGGAAGAGGGTCTCAACGAGCGTGTTCGCGAGAACTCGCCACTGTTCCGTGCAGCCCTCGAGCGTCTGAACGATCTCCCGATCGTCGGGGACGTGCGAGGCGACGGGTACTTCTTCGGAATCGAACTCGTCAAAGACAAGGCAACAAAACAGACCTTCGACGAGGACGAGTCGGAGCGGCTGCTGCGAGGTTTCCTCTCCAAAGCCCTGTTTGATGCCGGTTTGTACTGTCGAGCAGACGACCGCGGTGATCCCGTGATCCAGCTGGCACCGCCGCTGACCATCGGTCCCGCCGAGTTCGACGAGATCGAGGGGATTCTGCGCGGGGTCCTCACGGAGGCATGGACGCGGCTGTAG